A window of Brachybacterium fresconis contains these coding sequences:
- a CDS encoding NUDIX hydrolase, protein MATPDFVLALREKLGHELLWLPGVTAIVLDRERARMLAVRRADNGAWTPVTGIIDPGEEPATAAVREVAEEAGVDCTPLRLLDVRTLPPVTYPNEDRAQYLDLCFLCEHTGGEPFPADGENTEARWFPISEPPALNTRFTQQLQLALAGDLSARFRA, encoded by the coding sequence ATGGCCACCCCCGACTTCGTGCTCGCCCTGCGCGAGAAGCTCGGACACGAGCTGCTGTGGCTGCCGGGCGTCACCGCGATCGTGCTCGACCGCGAGCGCGCCCGCATGCTCGCGGTGCGTCGGGCGGACAACGGCGCCTGGACCCCCGTGACGGGCATCATCGACCCGGGCGAGGAGCCGGCCACGGCCGCGGTCCGCGAGGTCGCCGAGGAGGCCGGGGTCGACTGCACGCCGCTGCGCCTGCTCGACGTGCGCACCCTCCCGCCGGTCACCTATCCCAATGAGGACCGCGCCCAGTACCTGGACCTGTGCTTCCTGTGCGAGCACACCGGCGGCGAGCCCTTCCCGGCCGACGGGGAGAACACCGAGGCTCGCTGGTTCCCGATCAGCGAACCGCCCGCGCTGAACACCCGCTTCACCCAGCAGCTCCAGCTCGCCCTCGCCGGCGACCTCTCGGCGCGCTTCCGCGCATGA